The window GGTCGTCCAGCCGGTCGACGACGCCGGGCAGGTCCCCGATGCCGTCGCCGTCGGAGTCGGCGAACGACCGTGGGTAGATCTGGTAGATGACCGCCTCCCGCCACCATTCGGTGCCGGCACCGTCACGGGTACGGGTCGATGGCGTGTTCACCAGTTGTGCTCCTCAGCTCAGCTCGGTTGGCGGGGTTTTCCAGCTGCCAGGAACGTCCCTGGCAGCAGGCTTACCGGTGCCTTGTACGTCGGTCTACCAGGTCGGCCGGTGCGGTTACCCGGTTTCCCGGGGCGGCGCGGTCGACTCGCGGACCACCAGTCGGGTGGGCAGGGTCACCGTGTCGGTCGGCGCAGCGGCGGTGCCGGCCAGTGGGCTGGGCAGCGTACCGGCAGCCAGCGGGCCGAGCAGCGTACCGGCGGCCAGCCGGCCCTGCTCGGCGGCGGGTTGGGCGACGGTGGTCAGCCCGACCACCCGGGCCACGTCGTGGTCGTCGAGGCCGATCACGCTGACGTCGGCCGGCACCCGCAGCCCGACCTGGCGCAGTACGGCGATGGCGCCGAGCGCCATCTCGTCGCAGGCGGCGAAGATCGCGGTCGGCAGCGGGCCGCGGCGCAGCAGTTCGGTGGTGGCCGACCCGCCGCCGGCGATGGTGAAGTCGCCCTCCACGTCCAGCGCCGGGTCCGGGGTGAGGCCGGCCGCGACCAGCGCCTCCCGGTAGCCGCGGCGGCGGTCCAGGTGGGCGGTGAAGGCCAGTTCTTCGCCGGAGTTGCCGGAGATGTGGGCGATCCGCCGGTGCCCGAGTCCGATCAGGTGGCCGGTGGCGGTCCGGGCGGCGGCCACGTCGTCGATCCGGATGCTGGGCCAGCCGGGTACGCCGGTGCCGGAGCTGACCGTGACCCCGGGCATGCCCAACGCGGAGATGGCGGCGAAG is drawn from Micromonospora sp. Llam0 and contains these coding sequences:
- a CDS encoding LacI family DNA-binding transcriptional regulator, with translation MTRIDDVARLAGVSTATVSRALRGLPTVTEATRLRVLDAAAQLGYIASPSASRLAGGKTRAVAVVVPRITRWFFSTVVEAAEDALQEAGYDLLLYNLGGRENARQRMLHTASLRHRVDALMLVATPLHRSDFAAISALGMPGVTVSSGTGVPGWPSIRIDDVAAARTATGHLIGLGHRRIAHISGNSGEELAFTAHLDRRRGYREALVAAGLTPDPALDVEGDFTIAGGGSATTELLRRGPLPTAIFAACDEMALGAIAVLRQVGLRVPADVSVIGLDDHDVARVVGLTTVAQPAAEQGRLAAGTLLGPLAAGTLPSPLAGTAAAPTDTVTLPTRLVVRESTAPPRETG